Proteins found in one Sorghum bicolor cultivar BTx623 chromosome 1, Sorghum_bicolor_NCBIv3, whole genome shotgun sequence genomic segment:
- the LOC8058742 gene encoding uncharacterized protein LOC8058742 isoform X1 yields MGYYGRIGPVTSSPIQSNATNNEPQRPPNRLAMTNAVAVEPAPLVWARSCAAVASFPPPRRRRAAGAIRASTASGRTEGAGELPAPLLPNARRRGRDPLWHGGGFSLGVDLGDARTGLAVGRGITLPRPLTVLKLRGQKLELTLLDVARQQEADELIIGLPVSADGRETPQSNKVRSVVGRLAVQAAQRGLRVYLQDEYGTSTDALEYMISRGVKKSARDTQSDAYAAVMILKRYFTSSGQGAKIVLPRQPELQDKLIVQSRQDAEI; encoded by the exons atgggCTATTACGGCCGAATAGGGCCCGTAACTTCTTCCCCTATCCAATCCAATGCAACGAACAATGAGCCGCAGCGACCACCGAATCGCCTCGCCATGACAAACGCGGTGGCAGTGGAGCCGGCGCCGCTCGTGTGGGCCCGCTCTTGCGCGGCCGTCGCCTCCTTCCCGCCCCCGCGCCGTCGAAGAGCTGCTGGAGCTATCAGGGCGTCTACCGCATCCGGCCGGACCGAGGGCGCCGGCGAGCTCCCGGCCCCGCTCCTGCCGAACGCGCGGCGGCGTGGACGCGACCCGCTCTGGCACGGCGGCGGGTTCAGCCTCGGCGTCGACCTCGGTGACGCCCGCACCGGCCTCGCCGTCGGGAGGGGAATCACCCTCCCTCGCCCCCTCACT GTTCTGAAGCTCCGCGGGCAGAAGCTAGAGCTTACGCTGCTCGACGTGGCTCGGCAACAG gaggcggacgagctcaTCATCGGGCTTCCCGTGTCCGCTGATGGGAGGGAGACACCGCAGTCCAATAAAGTGCGGAGCGTCGTCGGGAGGCTCGCCGTCCAAGCGGCCCAAAG GGGTTTGAGGGTATACCTGCAGGATGAATATGGAACGTCCACGGACGCCCTAGAGTACATGATCTCCAG GGGTGTCAAGAAGTCTGCCCGTGATACCCAATCTGATGCATATGCTGCTGTG ATGATTTTGAAGAGATATTTCACGTCATCAGGTCAAGGGGCTAAGATTGTTCTCCCCAGGCAACCAGAATTACAGGACAAGTTAATAGTTCAGTCTAGGCAAGATGCTGAAATTTAG
- the LOC8058742 gene encoding uncharacterized protein LOC8058742 isoform X2 has product MGYYGRIGPVTSSPIQSNATNNEPQRPPNRLAMTNAVAVEPAPLVWARSCAAVASFPPPRRRRAAGAIRASTASGRTEGAGELPAPLLPNARRRGRDPLWHGGGFSLGVDLGDARTGLAVGRGITLPRPLTVLKLRGQKLELTLLDVARQQEADELIIGLPVSADGRETPQSNKVRSVVGRLAVQAAQRGVKKSARDTQSDAYAAVMILKRYFTSSGQGAKIVLPRQPELQDKLIVQSRQDAEI; this is encoded by the exons atgggCTATTACGGCCGAATAGGGCCCGTAACTTCTTCCCCTATCCAATCCAATGCAACGAACAATGAGCCGCAGCGACCACCGAATCGCCTCGCCATGACAAACGCGGTGGCAGTGGAGCCGGCGCCGCTCGTGTGGGCCCGCTCTTGCGCGGCCGTCGCCTCCTTCCCGCCCCCGCGCCGTCGAAGAGCTGCTGGAGCTATCAGGGCGTCTACCGCATCCGGCCGGACCGAGGGCGCCGGCGAGCTCCCGGCCCCGCTCCTGCCGAACGCGCGGCGGCGTGGACGCGACCCGCTCTGGCACGGCGGCGGGTTCAGCCTCGGCGTCGACCTCGGTGACGCCCGCACCGGCCTCGCCGTCGGGAGGGGAATCACCCTCCCTCGCCCCCTCACT GTTCTGAAGCTCCGCGGGCAGAAGCTAGAGCTTACGCTGCTCGACGTGGCTCGGCAACAG gaggcggacgagctcaTCATCGGGCTTCCCGTGTCCGCTGATGGGAGGGAGACACCGCAGTCCAATAAAGTGCGGAGCGTCGTCGGGAGGCTCGCCGTCCAAGCGGCCCAAAG GGGTGTCAAGAAGTCTGCCCGTGATACCCAATCTGATGCATATGCTGCTGTG ATGATTTTGAAGAGATATTTCACGTCATCAGGTCAAGGGGCTAAGATTGTTCTCCCCAGGCAACCAGAATTACAGGACAAGTTAATAGTTCAGTCTAGGCAAGATGCTGAAATTTAG
- the LOC8058099 gene encoding putative glucuronosyltransferase PGSIP8 — translation MAGLPPVARRRPLATASLLLLLLLAVTAAAREERGLAARRVEGPPPRHRHAYAAMMYMGTPRDYEFYVAVRVMMRSLTRVQADADRVLIASADVPRDWVRAMTEEDGLRVVIVENLRNPYEGNLGGINKRFKLTLNKLYAWTLVDYERVVMIDSDNIFLQNTDELFQCGQFCAVFINPCYFHTGLFVLQPSIDVFKGMLHDLETGRENSDGADQGFLVGCYPDLLDKPMFHPPENGTKLNGTYRLPLGYQMDASYYYLKLHWHVPCGPNSVITFPSAPWFKPWYWWSWPVLPLGLSWHKQRWDDLGYAAEMPVVLMEVLMYIVIITVTRLARPGMTKLCYNRRPEKQSALVQWLIKLAAIVAMVAAYSIPFFVIPRTVHPIMGWSIYLFGALALSVLVINVFLLPPLDVLTTWLAIVGMLFVMAFPWYHDGVVRALAVFGYAFCSAPFLWASMVRMMDSVQTMLERDPFFPRIGEPAQETEFSKLF, via the exons ATGGCGGGGCTGCCGCCGGTCGCCAGGCGGCGCCCGCTCGCGACggcgtcgctgctgctgctgctgttgctcgcGGTGACCGCGGCGGCGCGCGAGGAGCGGGGCCTCGCGGCGCGGCGGGTGGAGGGCCCGCCGCCGCGGCACCGCCACGCGTACGCCGCCATGATGTACATGGGCACGCCGCGGGACTACGAGTTCTACGTCGCCGTGCGCGTCATGATGCGCTCCCTCACCCGGGTCCAAGCCGACGCCGACCGCGTCCTCATCGCCTCCGCCGACGTCCCGCGCGACTGGGTCCGCGCAAT GACAGAAGAGGATGGCTTGAGGGTGGTCATAGTGGAGAACCTCAGGAATCCTTATGAGGGCAACCTAGGAGGGATCAACAAGAGGTTCAAGCTGACACTGAACAAGCTTTATGCGTGGACCCTGGTGGACTATGAGCGTGTCGTCATGATTGACTCCGATAACATCTTCCTCCAAAACACAGACGAGCTATTCCAATGTGGACAGTTCTGTGCTGTTTTCATCAACCCGTGCTACTTCCACACTGGTCTTTTCGTGCTCCAG CCTTCTATTGATGTATTCAAGGGCATGCTTCATGACCTGGAGACTGGCCGTGAAAACTCAGATGGTGCTGACCAAGGCTTTTTGGTTGGGTGCTACCCAGACTTGCTCGACAAACCAATGTTTCACCCTCCGGAGAATGGTACAAAGCTCAATGGGACCTATCGCCTTCCTCTCGGCTATCAAATGGATGCATCCTACTACT ATCTCAAGCTACATTGGCATGTCCCGTGTGGGCCAAACAGTGTCATCACATTCCCCAGCGCACCTTGGTTTAAACCTTGGTACTGGTGGTCTTGGCCGGTCTTGCCATTAGGACTTTCCTGGCACAAGCAGCGCTGGGACGATCTTGG GTATGCTGCTGAAATGCCAGTGGTTCTGATGGAGGTTTTAATGTACATAGTTATCATAACAGTCACCAGATTGGCAAGGCCAGGGATGACCAAACTGTGTTATAACCGACGGCCTGAGAAGCAAAGTGCCCTGGTGCAGTGGCTGATCAAGCTGGCTGCAATTGTGGCTATGGTGGCTGCCTATTCCATTCCATTCTTTGTGATCCCACGCACAGTTCACCCGATCATGGGCTGGTCCATCTACCTATTTGGTGCCCTTGCCTTGTCAGTGCTCGTTATCAATGTTTTTCTGCTCCCACCACTTGACGTGCTTACAACGTGGCTTGCGATTGTCGGCATGCTCTTCGTTATGGCATTCCCATGGTACCATGATGGTGTTGTGAGGGCTCTGGCAgtctttggatatgcattttgcTCAGCGCCATTCTTGTGGGCATCCATGGTGAGGATGATGGACTCAGTGCAGACGATGCTGGAGAGGGATCCATTCTTCCCCCGGATTGGTGAACCAGCTCAGGAGACTGAATTCAGCAAGCTGTTCTGA